The DNA window atatacatatgtatgtatatatttatcttgataaataatgtaagaCGGCGACGGGTTCGCGCAATCGATTCTTCCTCATCGTCGCAACGATATTCGGACgagatttgtttttatttgcgcGCATGATTACTGTTCGGTGGTTTTTGTCGACACGATGGAGCTCTCTTGTTCTCGAGTTTTCCCAAAACTATTTTTCCCGACAGACATTTATACTCTTATATGATCAAAGATTCCTGCATTTTGCGGAAGATTTAAaagtgttatatttttttttctcgaagcgTGAACAACGTCAAgttcgtaatttattttaatattgggCTTATGTTACAGCGCAAaactatatacaattatttgtattatattctaCGATGtatgattgaaatttaattatttattacgcgtGCGCATCAAGTTCTGAGCCGTAATTACGAGCTCGTCCAATTTCGTCTTTTCTtcgatctctttcttttatcatgAGAAAATCGCGAacgaagaataataaaaattccagGCAAAAGGAATGAAAAATCGTCGATGGGGAAGCGATCGGACACGCCGATCCTTGCGCTGTCGTAAAAAATTAGGGCAGGAAGGATGCACGACGTTGTACATTGTAAATAGTAGCGCGAAGGATGACagttatagagagagagagagagagagagagagagagagagagacagagttaattaatttaaaaaagacaagaaagaaatatgGGATAAAAAGAGGCGGCCGCGAATCGAAGTGGTAATCGTCAGGCAAACGCACGGCACTTTCGGGTCATTCGATTCACACAGCGTTTTCCGAAAACGTGATCTGTCCGTCGTCGGTCTCGACGAAGGTACGAGAGTGATCTCTCCAACGCTGATTGTCCTTTAGTGTCGGCTTTTGTCCGGCCTCGCCAAGTTCGCGCGAACGAATCTGCGAACGCGATCGAGCAATCGGAGACCTCGCTGAAAATTATCGCGCGCTCtcgaatgaaaattttcttcgaGTCATCGTCCGCCTTGTTATTCGACCCTGACGCCGTGCACTCGCAACGTGCGCGCCGGGTGCGCGTTTAACAGAGCTCGCGGAGATTATTACTCTGAGAGATGCGTAACTGTATATCGTCGACGACTACGCGCCGATCACTCGATCATAACGTATGTAAGGAAGAGCGTGGCGTTGCGAGGCCgctgcgttaaaaaaaaaaaagaagaaagaaagaaagatataaataattgttaacaaGCGCGTGACGAGTTTTGAGCGATGACACTGGTGTGACAGTCATGCTGTTTGGGCGTGCGACTCGATCGAACCCACGTTTGTACTTGCGCACAAAAGCACGTGTGCTCCTCGATCATTTAggaattgagaaaaattaatcggCAAATgtgggagagagagaacatgTTATATGTGGGAAATCGCAATTACTCTAGTCCTATATGCGGTCGACGAATAATAAACGGCACACGTGTGTTCGCGAGTGATCGGGCGTGTCGCCATTTCTTTTCGTTTCTCTTTGTTCTAAAAAAATCGTGGAGTTGTGTATCGCGTACTGTTCTACCAAAATATAttagcagcaacagcagcagcagcagaaTTGACAGTCAAAATGGAGAATCGTTTAACTGGATATTGAATGACAAAagttgaataaaaagaaactgcAGCGCATGTGCGATATGAAAAACGACAAGAACTATCAAAAACAATAAAGagtattattctatatataacaatgacTTTCATTACACCTAATCTTTATCTTTCAGTTTCCAATTAGAAGCTCACAAagataactattattatctcATAAATTTATCCCTAAAAATaagtgattattataatatcaattattatacatcgtaaaaaatcatatatggaaattaattttatacgtaatatattcGCTATTTTATATCGCATTTGTATAGCAATACAGGAAAACTATAGtaatgaatatatgaataatatggATATTCAAATACTTAGACATTTCAGCTAGACCAAGTTACCTGTACACTAAAGATATTGATTAAcaagttcatttttttttttaaaaaacattgtgGATAAAAATACTGACAAAACTCATTAGTAAactgattttttgaaaatttcaaagtcaaattatcaaatcATATAGTGATCTCTTTCTCAAAACAAGAACGGCAAGAGCGTGCAGCCTCCTTGGATAATctctggaaaaatatattagacataataaataaataaataaatatatatatatatatatttttttttctctcaattatagagaaaatatagtgtgtaataatatatatagtgtaataaaaaaattacataatctataatatttgaatgaatATGAAGTTGCATTTATGCAAATGAATCATATCCATACATGTCTTGATTATGATagtgtgaaatattataattcgatTACAATCTTTGAAaagaatttcgaaaatatctaCATCAGcgaattttagataaaaactgTCCAGATcaagaaaagtgaaaaattttaattttatacttacaatatgataaaaaatatatgtatccatGTAAACATTCCATAACTGACATTTTCGAGGCGTAGATTTTTCTCATCTTCGGATATTGGTAACAGTTTTTCAAGTCATATACTTATGAAATCAGCAccatcaaaaatatcattttagattcgaaaattgaaattattcaatttctctttctctatccgAAGAGGCAATTGTACTGGCATAAGATCGAGGAATCAATGATGACAAATTGACATTGTTTGaaatcattgaaatatttggTTTATGCATCGCGATATGCtttaacatatcttttttccGTTTAAAAATCTCGTTGCATTGGCTACATTGCATTAATTTGCCATTGTGCGTCTTGACATGCTTCAACATATCATTCTTTTGCGAAAAGCTTTTATCACAAGTCTCGCAAGGATATGGTTTAACGCCCGTGTGGATCCTCTCGTGGACAATTAGCGCACCTTTGCGCGTGAAATCTTTGTTACAATAATGACACTTATGCGGCTTGAGACCTGTGTGGATCTTCATATGTTGGCTGAGATTACTGGAACATCTATATCGCATATTGCAAACCTTGCAGATGTACGGACGTTCTCCTGTGTGTATCCTTTCGTGGATCAGTCGCGCTTCTTTCGAAACAAACGAATTTCCGCAATAGTGACACATGTGCGGTCTCTCTCTTAGATGCATCGATTTCTTGTGATACATTAATGAGCTTTTACTCGCTAATTTCTTACCGCATTCGTCGCAACCGTACAATTTATCGTTTCCGTGTACGCGTTCGTGATTTATCAGAACGGTGCGCTTTGGAAATACCTTGTTGCAGACATTACACTGCCATATCTCCTtgtcattacattttttttttatgctttctactatttcttcttcgGTATGTTTTTTCCTATGTATCTTCAATTCGCTCATAGATTTGCACTTGTAAGTGCAGACCTAATAATAAATCAGTCAATCTCTCTTACCATATGCTTTCAATCAGTTTTCAATgagaatatatgcaaatatcaatatacaaaaaaaagaaatttaataaattacaatttttacaaactaCTAATGTACTTACACTACATGTATATGCTCCAACTGCATTATGTCGTTTCATATGTGTATTCATGTTTCCTCTGCGATTAAATGTCGCATCACAAACAGGACATACATGCTTATTGGATCCATGTGATAATTTGTGTTGGCGTAATTGAATTCTTTTGTAGAAGGCTTTCCCACACTGTTCACAAGAATAGGGTCTGTTGCCATTATGTTGATTCATATGTTCTCGCAAATGAAATCTgtaaaaatacgaaataagataagaaataCAACTTATAGAAATTGTATACATTTGTGTACCGAAATTAAGTTTgtaaagttttcaaaataattttgagaataaCTTCTTGTGAATATTACCGTGATCTGAATGCTTTGCCACAAGTCTCACACATGTGTCTTTTCTTTATAGATTCATCCAAATGAATTCTTTTATGACCTCTCAAATTATTGGAATGCTTAAAACTTTTTCCACACAGATCGCAAAGATATGGCTTATCTATTTTGTGAGTAGCTTCATGAATATCTAAACTGGACCATTTCTCGTACATCTTATCACATGTAGagcattgaaataataatcgcCCCTCATGCGATTCCGTGATATGATTTAACAAGTCTTTTCTATTAAGATAAACTTCTTTACAATGACCACACCTTTTACTCATTTCAGTGATAAGATTTTCATGAAGATACTTGTGATTGTCATAATCCTGCTGacatttaaatactttattgcAAACAGTACAATAAATTGACTCATATATTTTAGCTTTATCAGTAATTTGCTTGttttcatattctttattgaatgtttgagaattttttattttaaagctaACCTGCTCATTCCTatacttttcattttctaCAGTTCTAGTTATATGTTTAAGAacattctctttcttattacaaaatattttatgattttcaaatatttcttgtgtATCGCACAAAGTTTGGCACTGCAAGCAAAAAATGCTATGATTTTTATCCTGGATTTTATCTTGTTGAATTTGTGATATTTCTTCCGTGATAATCTTATTAGTCTTGCTGTTAACTTCTGTACAGGTTTGGATCAGAGTATTTAATTCTGATGGCACAATGCTCTTTGCACTGCTCTGAAAGTTATGATTCTGTATTTCAGAACGTACATCATTTCCTAATTCCCTCAAATTTGTTTCTGAaggatttattatcttatttgtaataaatgaataagtaTGTGTACTCTCATCTGCACACACCTCTTGAGTCATCTCTAATGAACATTCCTCAATTAATGTATTGTACTTATTCTCATATTCTGACTGcaaaatatcacatttatagattatataataaatattaataaagtaataaatatttcaaaaacatttttttcatatataagtaaaaactttaataatatttataattgctaagaattaatattttttcttacctGTCTTTCTATATTTAGGAATCTTTTCATCCGCAAATCAGTACGTAAACATGAAACAACTAAAGAATGTGCAATTTCCAATTTGTTGTAACAATCAACACACACTTTATGTGGCATTGAATcttctatattaattgaaataggcatatgcaaatttattttttctcttaatttaaaCTCTATACCCTTGGCTGCAAAGATATCTATTCCATCCAAAGCAGATTCACCACAGATTCggcataaatttgtaaatctgATAGTGATGTCATGATATTCATCTGTCTCGACATTCATATCACAATATGTCAGAGGCATATTATCATCTACTTCTTGGAGATGCTgtgatttatcaaatatatttattgaattctcATTATCGGTACTTGAGTTGGTCCTAAATAAGGCAGAAATAgtaccttcttttttttctatcgtaaTAGGCATAGTTTTGTTTATGTAACAGCGATCTTCAATATGATGGgaacaaatgtaataatttaaatgtaattctgCATTCGATTTTGTGGCCAAATCCGATCTACCGCAACATTCCGCCCATATTTTGgctctataaaaattattttaaaactttcaatacaaGCATGATTGACagaatagtaatatattatattatataattatagataatcgTCGATAATATGAGAATAAcgtaatatgataaattaatttcataactATTGAAATACCGTTTATTCTACGTGAACATTAAGATACGTTAACCTATCTTATCAATGACTTACGTGTCATCGTtaggaaaattaatgaaaatgacaTTTGATGAATCTTCATTTTCCGaggaatatttacaatttaatgcaGCGCAAACGATTctcatattgaataattatttgaattgtaTAGATGTAAAGgatcaagatttattattaaaactttgtttTCCGTGGCATATGTATTCGTGTTTGAACCGCGGAGTTGCTCCCGAGAGATtgttatatcgatatattcatGTTTTTCGAACTTTCATTAATTCATTCATTCTCATGAGTGCGccttaatttgaaaaattatagatgacagattataattttttatatattaaatcctaCGCTAGTTAATcctaatgattaaaaaatgataatacaaaATCAATTGCTtagaaaagtaattaattttataagtcgCTACtatagttaatataatagattttaagaataaatataaaagttaatattatgaatttatattaattataatattacaaagtatCACTCTTATTTCTTTGCgccatatattattcaataaactgcaatttaaaaagttaaaatttaaaaaaaagaaatatcttcttgaaatataaaaatttgtaaaatttgtaaaattataatattaaattaatttacatacaacAATAGTATTTCTTGATCAAactaagataaaatatattttttaaactaatagACTTTATATGTGATTTGATGCAATcatcgaaattaatttgaaagaaaatatacagaaGATATTTTagtctaaatttatattacaaaatattaaatattataacaattaataagttaattgTTGTAATGTATTTGCTTATCATTTTTCGCCGCATACTATTGTTAAGACACACCATCGTGTCTAAATGAGTTCGAGTCACTTTAAAATCCGAATATGTTCTGAGGCAAGAGTCAGAGCGAATACCGTTCATGTCGATCCCATtcatcgatatatttcttcttattgaattaatgaatataaagtatcaaataacatattttgaataacaTTGTTACTTGATTATAAgctaatataaaaagacaatagagagagaaacagagataacagttatacaataattaagaaatattaaatatatttaattgagaaatatttaatatatttttttttccttcaataaAACCAAACGATCTTATCACATTCGGATCAATCTAATGTATGAAAGATTTCTGAATTATCAATATCCAAGAAAAGACATTTAaagatatcattataaaaatccgGATAATATTCGCATGCTCGTTGACAATCGggcgtaaaatttatttccaacAACTTGGGCTGCATTTCGGAGTCCCTCCATTCCAACATCAAGTCGGCGGCATACATAGCTCTGCTTTGCGGACTTTCAGCGATTCCTTTTGGTGGCGGTTGCGTGATTGCGGCTTCAAAAACTTGTCGTAAAACGAAAAGAATCTTTGGTTCAACGTAGGTTTTCCATGGATAATCGGGGTACTGATTTTCCCATTCCACAATGAAATCACCGCATTTTAAATGAAAGAGCGCTTTTTCCTCAGTATAATTCATGACAGTGAAATGTTGCtcgtatatatcaaaattgttcAACGCGAACGGTAGATTTGCGAAACGCAGGAAAAAATTCGCATAAGCGTACGCTCGCAGTGGTTTGACTGATTTGAGCAATACAACATATCTTATGTCAAATTTCACTTGGTTGATATCTGGCCTGTTATATAAAACTGGTCGCGCAATATATTTCTGTGCGATTTTAGGTCCTGTGCAAGGTAATCTCATAATGTGATAAAGATTGTTAGTAATATGAGTATCCAAACCTCTTGCCAGATTCCACGGTTTACAAATCCAATGATTATCCAAATCCTTATTTGCTCGTTGTGTAAAATAAGCAACAAACTGCACCAATTCTGTGCTCAAGTTATATGTTGTCGGTAACCATATTGGATAAGTTTCGAGAGTATCTGGATCATACGATTTATCTGTCGCCTTTCTTCTACATACAATCGACAAGAGATCCTTTATTGTCAAAATGTTTTCATATGGAAATTGGTTTATAAAAACGTGAGGCGAAGAAAGACTCAATTCTTTATATGTTTTGTAGTGAGACATAAGCCATAATATGTCCGCTTCTTCTTCATCATCAGTAATTTCAAATGCTGGAtctgtcaaataattaataacattatcataatgtgaaaaaacctttaattttttactagtATCGGCCTTTAGTTTATCCGTCACTTCTGGTAAGCTTTCATGAACATGAcctgttgaaaaataatttacatctgGCTCAATctgttcaaaattttcattctcaAAGGTACTGTCGACCCAAGGCAGTAATAATGCACGTCTCTTTTGAGGATTTTTTGTCTGACCTTCTACAAAATCTCTTGTAACTTCATCACCTACATCAACATCTTTTATAGGAAACAGAAgtgtataaattacattttctggCAGATATAGAAAAGGCACTGCTCTAAAATTTGGTTCATTGCTGTGATTTATTGCTGATCCAACTTCATCCATAATATACCATATTGGCATTCTGTCCTCTATTGCTCCATAATTTACTGAATATGACTGATTATATCGCCACATTTCTCTcaaaacattttcaattttttcctgtTTTTCAGCTTCAATATCTAGGCCCATTAACAAGCACATACGATCAAGCAGATTGGGTACTTGGATTAAATTTTGTCGAGCATTACCAATATCATAGGTCCATGCATGATCAATCAGATAAATGTTATTCGAATCTTGAACAGAAATACCATTTTCTGCAGATACAATTAATTTCCAAATTGGCTCTGTAGCATGTCGTTCTTCATTCTCATATTCCACCTTTGCCAATTGGAAGACAAGACCACtgtcaaaaatttgattcgTTAACTTATTGCACAGACTTTCCCAGAATAATTGTGGAATATCATAAGATTGAAGTTGAGGCTTGTGTGttcgaagaaatatattaaataaatttgtactaTTATGTACAtccattatgtaaaattagatGAGTAAACCTAGAGAGAgagcaaacaaatatttaacgatTATTTAGTcagtaaaaaataacaaagtttgtatatattattaaaaaacaatcgcttacatataatgtagtttaaaaagttttctaaaaTTGATGCACATgtgataaagaatttattgacagaaaatcaattaaaataacaatatgatacaaaaaaaaacatttggaaTAAATTGTGTCTACTTATATTTTACTGAGAGAaccttttttcttatatgaaataaaaatgaagcaAAATTCTTGTTTTCTTCGATAAATACATTCGTCCAAAATCAAATCATAATAGGTTAACATAAGTTTGGTTTATGATTAGTTGATTTCACTCGCGCATATGTATTGTATCTAGGGTAACCAGCATGGTTGACCAATCAGATTCTGAGTCTAATCGAGATCTATTTAGACGATGCACATCTAGATATTCGTACATCCATGACTATTAATCCAAGCAATACTTCAGACATCAGATAGTAGAGTGGAGTATCTACTTTGTGTGACCATATGGTAGCATACCCTCGTACGTAATGTGCATACTGCAGTGTCAATTGATATATTGAagcatatattgaaataaatacattatggaattcaataattttcaaaatatcgtGAATATCAAATACACTcggaaatatgataaaaatatcgaatatggAACAGCTGGCTTTAgaacaaagtaaaataaattcatttctctCATTGACACTTGTTGAttcttttaattgaaaatattgcatgaaaataattttttgcagcaTAATGTACAgtgatatataatcttatttaaagtaatcctaaaatatgtattaattttaggTCGGATATCCTGGAAcatgttttatatagaatGGGTCTTTTAGCAGTTTTAAGATCAAAAGCAAAAAGAGGTGAGGAgagtgtataaaattaaaatttaaaatattttactctattttctttaatgattAAACTTTTTACAGCTGCCATAGGTTTAATGATTACAGCAAGTCATAACTTGGAGCCTGATAATGGTACCAAGCTCATTGATCCTGCTGGTGAAATGCTTGAAGCATCTTGGGAAACTATAGCTACAAATTTAGCTAATGTACAAGATAATGATTTGATATCAACATTAACACAAATAtctacaaaagaaaatatagactTATCAGCACCAGCCATGGTGATAACAGGAAGAGATACTCGTAAAAGCAGTCCTGTCCTATTAAATGCTGCACTAGCAGGAATTAGAGCTTTGAATGGTAATATTACAGATTTAGGATTGGTCACAACTCCACAACTACATTATGTTGTAGTATGCACAAATACAAATGGTGCTTATGGCGATCCTACACTGCAAGGATATTATTTGAAACTCACAACAGTATTCAAAAACATAAGAGGtgctgagaaaaataataaaaagtacaaaagtGTATTACAACTAGATGCTGCAAATGGTGTCGGTGCTATTGCGGTGAAAGAATTTCAAAGATACTTAGAAGGTACGCTggatattaatctatttaacaATGGAAATGGAGGTTTGAATCACATGTGTGGCGCAGATTATGTCAAAGTACAACAAACCATGCCTTTAAATGTTCCTTCTGAAACAAATGTCAGATGCGTCAGTATAGATGGGGATGCCGATAGAGTGGTGTACTTTTATATGgacgagaataataaatttcatcttttGGATGGAGATCGAATAGCGACGCTAGTAGCAGCTTATTTCAAGGAACTATTAATGACTAGTGGTTTATC is part of the Cataglyphis hispanica isolate Lineage 1 chromosome 18, ULB_Chis1_1.0, whole genome shotgun sequence genome and encodes:
- the LOC126856441 gene encoding zinc finger protein 567-like isoform X2, with the translated sequence MRIVCAALNCKYSSENEDSSNVIFINFPNDDTAKIWAECCGRSDLATKSNAELHLNYYICSHHIEDRCYINKTMPITIEKKEGTISALFRTNSSTDNENSINIFDKSQHLQEVDDNMPLTYCDMNVETDEYHDITIRFTNLCRICGESALDGIDIFAAKGIEFKLREKINLHMPISINIEDSMPHKVCVDCYNKLEIAHSLVVSCLRTDLRMKRFLNIERQSEYENKYNTLIEECSLEMTQEVCADESTHTYSFITNKIINPSETNLRELGNDVRSEIQNHNFQSSAKSIVPSELNTLIQTCTEVNSKTNKIITEEISQIQQDKIQDKNHSIFCLQCQTLCDTQEIFENHKIFCNKKENVLKHITRTVENEKYRNEQQDYDNHKYLHENLITEMSKRCGHCKEVYLNRKDLLNHITESHEGRLLFQCSTCDKMYEKWSSLDIHEATHKIDKPYLCDLCGKSFKHSNNLRGHKRIHLDESIKKRHMCETCGKAFRSRFHLREHMNQHNGNRPYSCEQCGKAFYKRIQLRQHKLSHGSNKHVCPVCDATFNRRGNMNTHMKRHNAVGAYTCSVCTYKCKSMSELKIHRKKHTEEEIVESIKKKCNDKEIWQCNVCNKVFPKRTVLINHERVHGNDKLYGCDECGKKLASKSSLMYHKKSMHLRERPHMCHYCGNSFVSKEARLIHERIHTGERPYICKVCNMRYRCSSNLSQHMKIHTGLKPHKCHYCNKDFTRKGALIVHERIHTGVKPYPCETCDKSFSQKNDMLKHVKTHNGKLMQCSQCNEIFKRKKDMLKHIAMHKPNISMISNNVNLSSLIPRSYASTIASSDREREIE
- the LOC126856441 gene encoding zinc finger protein 271-like isoform X1 is translated as MRIVCAALNCKYSSENEDSSNVIFINFPNDDTAKIWAECCGRSDLATKSNAELHLNYYICSHHIEDRCYINKTMPITIEKKEGTISALFRTNSSTDNENSINIFDKSQHLQEVDDNMPLTYCDMNVETDEYHDITIRFTNLCRICGESALDGIDIFAAKGIEFKLREKINLHMPISINIEDSMPHKVCVDCYNKLEIAHSLVVSCLRTDLRMKRFLNIERQSEYENKYNTLIEECSLEMTQEVCADESTHTYSFITNKIINPSETNLRELGNDVRSEIQNHNFQSSAKSIVPSELNTLIQTCTEVNSKTNKIITEEISQIQQDKIQDKNHSIFCLQCQTLCDTQEIFENHKIFCNKKENVLKHITRTVENEKYRNEQVSFKIKNSQTFNKEYENKQITDKAKIYESIYCTVCNKVFKCQQDYDNHKYLHENLITEMSKRCGHCKEVYLNRKDLLNHITESHEGRLLFQCSTCDKMYEKWSSLDIHEATHKIDKPYLCDLCGKSFKHSNNLRGHKRIHLDESIKKRHMCETCGKAFRSRFHLREHMNQHNGNRPYSCEQCGKAFYKRIQLRQHKLSHGSNKHVCPVCDATFNRRGNMNTHMKRHNAVGAYTCSVCTYKCKSMSELKIHRKKHTEEEIVESIKKKCNDKEIWQCNVCNKVFPKRTVLINHERVHGNDKLYGCDECGKKLASKSSLMYHKKSMHLRERPHMCHYCGNSFVSKEARLIHERIHTGERPYICKVCNMRYRCSSNLSQHMKIHTGLKPHKCHYCNKDFTRKGALIVHERIHTGVKPYPCETCDKSFSQKNDMLKHVKTHNGKLMQCSQCNEIFKRKKDMLKHIAMHKPNISMISNNVNLSSLIPRSYASTIASSDREREIE
- the LOC126856441 gene encoding zinc finger protein 271-like isoform X4 → MPITIEKKEGTISALFRTNSSTDNENSINIFDKSQHLQEVDDNMPLTYCDMNVETDEYHDITIRFTNLCRICGESALDGIDIFAAKGIEFKLREKINLHMPISINIEDSMPHKVCVDCYNKLEIAHSLVVSCLRTDLRMKRFLNIERQSEYENKYNTLIEECSLEMTQEVCADESTHTYSFITNKIINPSETNLRELGNDVRSEIQNHNFQSSAKSIVPSELNTLIQTCTEVNSKTNKIITEEISQIQQDKIQDKNHSIFCLQCQTLCDTQEIFENHKIFCNKKENVLKHITRTVENEKYRNEQVSFKIKNSQTFNKEYENKQITDKAKIYESIYCTVCNKVFKCQQDYDNHKYLHENLITEMSKRCGHCKEVYLNRKDLLNHITESHEGRLLFQCSTCDKMYEKWSSLDIHEATHKIDKPYLCDLCGKSFKHSNNLRGHKRIHLDESIKKRHMCETCGKAFRSRFHLREHMNQHNGNRPYSCEQCGKAFYKRIQLRQHKLSHGSNKHVCPVCDATFNRRGNMNTHMKRHNAVGAYTCSVCTYKCKSMSELKIHRKKHTEEEIVESIKKKCNDKEIWQCNVCNKVFPKRTVLINHERVHGNDKLYGCDECGKKLASKSSLMYHKKSMHLRERPHMCHYCGNSFVSKEARLIHERIHTGERPYICKVCNMRYRCSSNLSQHMKIHTGLKPHKCHYCNKDFTRKGALIVHERIHTGVKPYPCETCDKSFSQKNDMLKHVKTHNGKLMQCSQCNEIFKRKKDMLKHIAMHKPNISMISNNVNLSSLIPRSYASTIASSDREREIE
- the LOC126856441 gene encoding zinc finger protein ZFP2-like isoform X5: MPLTYCDMNVETDEYHDITIRFTNLCRICGESALDGIDIFAAKGIEFKLREKINLHMPISINIEDSMPHKVCVDCYNKLEIAHSLVVSCLRTDLRMKRFLNIERQSEYENKYNTLIEECSLEMTQEVCADESTHTYSFITNKIINPSETNLRELGNDVRSEIQNHNFQSSAKSIVPSELNTLIQTCTEVNSKTNKIITEEISQIQQDKIQDKNHSIFCLQCQTLCDTQEIFENHKIFCNKKENVLKHITRTVENEKYRNEQVSFKIKNSQTFNKEYENKQITDKAKIYESIYCTVCNKVFKCQQDYDNHKYLHENLITEMSKRCGHCKEVYLNRKDLLNHITESHEGRLLFQCSTCDKMYEKWSSLDIHEATHKIDKPYLCDLCGKSFKHSNNLRGHKRIHLDESIKKRHMCETCGKAFRSRFHLREHMNQHNGNRPYSCEQCGKAFYKRIQLRQHKLSHGSNKHVCPVCDATFNRRGNMNTHMKRHNAVGAYTCSVCTYKCKSMSELKIHRKKHTEEEIVESIKKKCNDKEIWQCNVCNKVFPKRTVLINHERVHGNDKLYGCDECGKKLASKSSLMYHKKSMHLRERPHMCHYCGNSFVSKEARLIHERIHTGERPYICKVCNMRYRCSSNLSQHMKIHTGLKPHKCHYCNKDFTRKGALIVHERIHTGVKPYPCETCDKSFSQKNDMLKHVKTHNGKLMQCSQCNEIFKRKKDMLKHIAMHKPNISMISNNVNLSSLIPRSYASTIASSDREREIE
- the LOC126856441 gene encoding zinc finger protein 271-like isoform X3 translates to MRIVCAALNCKYSSENEDSSNVIFINFPNDDTAKIWAECCGRSDLATKSNAELHLNYYICSHHIEDRCYINKTMPITIEKKEGTISALFRTNSSTDNENSINIFDKSQHLQEVDDNMPLTYCDMNVETDEYHDITIRFTNLCRICGESALDGIDIFAAKGIEFKLREKINLHMPISINIEDSMPHKVCVDCYNKLEIAHSLVVSCLRTDLRMKRFLNIERQSEYENKYNTLIEECSLEMTQEVCADESTHTYSFITNKIINPSETNLRELGNDVRSEIQNHNFQSSAKSIVPSELNTLIQTCTEVNSKTNKIITEEISQIQQDKIQDKNHSIFCLQCQTLCDTQEIFENHKIFCNKKENVLKHITRTVENEKYRNEQDYDNHKYLHENLITEMSKRCGHCKEVYLNRKDLLNHITESHEGRLLFQCSTCDKMYEKWSSLDIHEATHKIDKPYLCDLCGKSFKHSNNLRGHKRIHLDESIKKRHMCETCGKAFRSRFHLREHMNQHNGNRPYSCEQCGKAFYKRIQLRQHKLSHGSNKHVCPVCDATFNRRGNMNTHMKRHNAVGAYTCSVCTYKCKSMSELKIHRKKHTEEEIVESIKKKCNDKEIWQCNVCNKVFPKRTVLINHERVHGNDKLYGCDECGKKLASKSSLMYHKKSMHLRERPHMCHYCGNSFVSKEARLIHERIHTGERPYICKVCNMRYRCSSNLSQHMKIHTGLKPHKCHYCNKDFTRKGALIVHERIHTGVKPYPCETCDKSFSQKNDMLKHVKTHNGKLMQCSQCNEIFKRKKDMLKHIAMHKPNISMISNNVNLSSLIPRSYASTIASSDREREIE
- the LOC126856336 gene encoding tubulin--tyrosine ligase-like protein 12, whose protein sequence is MDVHNSTNLFNIFLRTHKPQLQSYDIPQLFWESLCNKLTNQIFDSGLVFQLAKVEYENEERHATEPIWKLIVSAENGISVQDSNNIYLIDHAWTYDIGNARQNLIQVPNLLDRMCLLMGLDIEAEKQEKIENVLREMWRYNQSYSVNYGAIEDRMPIWYIMDEVGSAINHSNEPNFRAVPFLYLPENVIYTLLFPIKDVDVGDEVTRDFVEGQTKNPQKRRALLLPWVDSTFENENFEQIEPDVNYFSTGHVHESLPEVTDKLKADTSKKLKVFSHYDNVINYLTDPAFEITDDEEEADILWLMSHYKTYKELSLSSPHVFINQFPYENILTIKDLLSIVCRRKATDKSYDPDTLETYPIWLPTTYNLSTELVQFVAYFTQRANKDLDNHWICKPWNLARGLDTHITNNLYHIMRLPCTGPKIAQKYIARPVLYNRPDINQVKFDIRYVVLLKSVKPLRAYAYANFFLRFANLPFALNNFDIYEQHFTVMNYTEEKALFHLKCGDFIVEWENQYPDYPWKTYVEPKILFVLRQVFEAAITQPPPKGIAESPQSRAMYAADLMLEWRDSEMQPKLLEINFTPDCQRACEYYPDFYNDIFKCLFLDIDNSEIFHTLD